The Corythoichthys intestinalis isolate RoL2023-P3 chromosome 1, ASM3026506v1, whole genome shotgun sequence genome has a segment encoding these proteins:
- the LOC130919006 gene encoding uncharacterized protein LOC130919006 isoform X2 produces MDVADSGVSGSVLIVHQLHEGKHQYEVENVVKHNKSGGGKRMIMKGDKLLKINGNDLQHLTPEELAQTIAEGQPMLTVHKSVRKKHSNERKCSTDDALHAVSKEATLLEFSMEMVREEDLLQSKIISGGDEEENGSAKEEDAESNDLLVVTMTETNFIMLRGRGCDAGGSCRGCQGTGCTLNDIVMTSKSSTVTLVSRGGGTLKQMTKLNTPIEHIASHKYLKALCQQKTLYASSHPENLTIYYYKSTCLDKHNPVTLNFTDSDCFLKCSKKEEQVLLQVEAVDKAKLKTISMNDEGTLSYVFYLKTDSSKQRKFESALYQGWYIQITGSASAESVKMAKFDRQQGTQSFLFIITT; encoded by the exons ATGGATGTGGCG GATTCAGGGGTAAGTGGAAGTGTGCTAATAGTTCACCAGCTCCATGAAGGGAAGCACCAATATGAAGTAGAAAATGTTGTCAAGCACAACAAATCAGGTGGAGGAAAACGCATGATAAT gaaaggTGACAAGCTACtgaaaataaatggaaatgATCTGCAGCATTTAACCCCTGAGGAGTTGGCTCAAACCATAGCAGAGGGTCAGCCGATGTTG ACAGTGCACAAGTCGGTCAGGAAGAAACATTCCAATGAGCGGAAATGCTCCACAGACGATGCGCTCCATGCCGTTTCTAAGGAGGCCACCTTACTCGAATTCAGCATGGAAATGGTGCGAGAGGAAGACCTGCTACAGAGTAAAATCATTTCAGGTGGTGATGAAGAAGAGAACGGCAGCGCCAAGGAAGAAGATGCAGAGAGCAACGACCTTCTGGTCGTCACCATGACTGAAACAAACTTCATCATGTTAAGGGGAAGGGGCTGTGATGCTGGCGGCAGCTGTCGTGGATGCCAAGGGACAGGATGCACCCTTAATGACATTGTTATGACCTCCAAGTCCAGCACTGTGACCCTTG TTTCAAGAGGAGGGGGCACTTTGAAACAAATGACGAAATTGAACACCCCAATCGAACACATTGCCTCGCACAAATATCTGAAAGCCCTGTGTCAACAGAAGACTCTCTATGCTTCGTCTCATCCAG AGAACTTGACCATTTATTACTACAAGTCAACTTGTTTGGACAAGCATAATCCAGTGACGTTGAACTTCACAGACTCCGACTGCTttctgaagtgctccaaaaaagAGGAGCAGGTGCTCCTGCAAGTGGAG GCAGTGGATAAGGCAAAGCTGAAAACTATTTCCATGAATGACGAGGGCACGCTTTCCTACGTCTTCTACTTGAAGACCGACAGCTCAAAGCAGCGAAAGTTCGAATCTGCACTCTACCAGGGCTGGTACATCCAAATCACTGGTTCTGCTTCTGCAGAGTCTGTTAAAATGGCCAAGTTTGATCGACAGCAAGGAACTCAATCTTTTCTCTTTATCATTACTACATAA
- the LOC130919006 gene encoding uncharacterized protein LOC130919006 isoform X1 yields the protein MQRSLFCGTQSTDSTFSFADIVNDMDVADSGVSGSVLIVHQLHEGKHQYEVENVVKHNKSGGGKRMIMKGDKLLKINGNDLQHLTPEELAQTIAEGQPMLTVHKSVRKKHSNERKCSTDDALHAVSKEATLLEFSMEMVREEDLLQSKIISGGDEEENGSAKEEDAESNDLLVVTMTETNFIMLRGRGCDAGGSCRGCQGTGCTLNDIVMTSKSSTVTLVSRGGGTLKQMTKLNTPIEHIASHKYLKALCQQKTLYASSHPENLTIYYYKSTCLDKHNPVTLNFTDSDCFLKCSKKEEQVLLQVEAVDKAKLKTISMNDEGTLSYVFYLKTDSSKQRKFESALYQGWYIQITGSASAESVKMAKFDRQQGTQSFLFIITT from the exons ATGCAGCGATCATTATTTTGTGGGACCCAGTCAACAGATTCTACATTTTCATTTGCAGACATTGTCAACGACATGGATGTGGCG GATTCAGGGGTAAGTGGAAGTGTGCTAATAGTTCACCAGCTCCATGAAGGGAAGCACCAATATGAAGTAGAAAATGTTGTCAAGCACAACAAATCAGGTGGAGGAAAACGCATGATAAT gaaaggTGACAAGCTACtgaaaataaatggaaatgATCTGCAGCATTTAACCCCTGAGGAGTTGGCTCAAACCATAGCAGAGGGTCAGCCGATGTTG ACAGTGCACAAGTCGGTCAGGAAGAAACATTCCAATGAGCGGAAATGCTCCACAGACGATGCGCTCCATGCCGTTTCTAAGGAGGCCACCTTACTCGAATTCAGCATGGAAATGGTGCGAGAGGAAGACCTGCTACAGAGTAAAATCATTTCAGGTGGTGATGAAGAAGAGAACGGCAGCGCCAAGGAAGAAGATGCAGAGAGCAACGACCTTCTGGTCGTCACCATGACTGAAACAAACTTCATCATGTTAAGGGGAAGGGGCTGTGATGCTGGCGGCAGCTGTCGTGGATGCCAAGGGACAGGATGCACCCTTAATGACATTGTTATGACCTCCAAGTCCAGCACTGTGACCCTTG TTTCAAGAGGAGGGGGCACTTTGAAACAAATGACGAAATTGAACACCCCAATCGAACACATTGCCTCGCACAAATATCTGAAAGCCCTGTGTCAACAGAAGACTCTCTATGCTTCGTCTCATCCAG AGAACTTGACCATTTATTACTACAAGTCAACTTGTTTGGACAAGCATAATCCAGTGACGTTGAACTTCACAGACTCCGACTGCTttctgaagtgctccaaaaaagAGGAGCAGGTGCTCCTGCAAGTGGAG GCAGTGGATAAGGCAAAGCTGAAAACTATTTCCATGAATGACGAGGGCACGCTTTCCTACGTCTTCTACTTGAAGACCGACAGCTCAAAGCAGCGAAAGTTCGAATCTGCACTCTACCAGGGCTGGTACATCCAAATCACTGGTTCTGCTTCTGCAGAGTCTGTTAAAATGGCCAAGTTTGATCGACAGCAAGGAACTCAATCTTTTCTCTTTATCATTACTACATAA
- the LOC130919006 gene encoding uncharacterized protein LOC130919006 isoform X5, whose product MLTVHKSVRKKHSNERKCSTDDALHAVSKEATLLEFSMEMVREEDLLQSKIISGGDEEENGSAKEEDAESNDLLVVTMTETNFIMLRGRGCDAGGSCRGCQGTGCTLNDIVMTSKSSTVTLVSRGGGTLKQMTKLNTPIEHIASHKYLKALCQQKTLYASSHPENLTIYYYKSTCLDKHNPVTLNFTDSDCFLKCSKKEEQVLLQVEAVDKAKLKTISMNDEGTLSYVFYLKTDSSKQRKFESALYQGWYIQITGSASAESVKMAKFDRQQGTQSFLFIITT is encoded by the exons ATGTTG ACAGTGCACAAGTCGGTCAGGAAGAAACATTCCAATGAGCGGAAATGCTCCACAGACGATGCGCTCCATGCCGTTTCTAAGGAGGCCACCTTACTCGAATTCAGCATGGAAATGGTGCGAGAGGAAGACCTGCTACAGAGTAAAATCATTTCAGGTGGTGATGAAGAAGAGAACGGCAGCGCCAAGGAAGAAGATGCAGAGAGCAACGACCTTCTGGTCGTCACCATGACTGAAACAAACTTCATCATGTTAAGGGGAAGGGGCTGTGATGCTGGCGGCAGCTGTCGTGGATGCCAAGGGACAGGATGCACCCTTAATGACATTGTTATGACCTCCAAGTCCAGCACTGTGACCCTTG TTTCAAGAGGAGGGGGCACTTTGAAACAAATGACGAAATTGAACACCCCAATCGAACACATTGCCTCGCACAAATATCTGAAAGCCCTGTGTCAACAGAAGACTCTCTATGCTTCGTCTCATCCAG AGAACTTGACCATTTATTACTACAAGTCAACTTGTTTGGACAAGCATAATCCAGTGACGTTGAACTTCACAGACTCCGACTGCTttctgaagtgctccaaaaaagAGGAGCAGGTGCTCCTGCAAGTGGAG GCAGTGGATAAGGCAAAGCTGAAAACTATTTCCATGAATGACGAGGGCACGCTTTCCTACGTCTTCTACTTGAAGACCGACAGCTCAAAGCAGCGAAAGTTCGAATCTGCACTCTACCAGGGCTGGTACATCCAAATCACTGGTTCTGCTTCTGCAGAGTCTGTTAAAATGGCCAAGTTTGATCGACAGCAAGGAACTCAATCTTTTCTCTTTATCATTACTACATAA
- the LOC130919006 gene encoding uncharacterized protein LOC130919006 isoform X3 produces MLMPTEMHHESNLNSLFFFFSFDRNSVITGICLKVKKKLLNKLQYSPEILQILLNRVLRYYRTVHKSVRKKHSNERKCSTDDALHAVSKEATLLEFSMEMVREEDLLQSKIISGGDEEENGSAKEEDAESNDLLVVTMTETNFIMLRGRGCDAGGSCRGCQGTGCTLNDIVMTSKSSTVTLVSRGGGTLKQMTKLNTPIEHIASHKYLKALCQQKTLYASSHPENLTIYYYKSTCLDKHNPVTLNFTDSDCFLKCSKKEEQVLLQVEAVDKAKLKTISMNDEGTLSYVFYLKTDSSKQRKFESALYQGWYIQITGSASAESVKMAKFDRQQGTQSFLFIITT; encoded by the exons ATGCTAATGCCTACTGAAATGCATCATGAAAGCAACCTAAATtctctcttcttcttcttttcttttgaCAGAAATTCAGTTATCACAGGTATATGTctgaaggtgaaaaaaaaactcctTAATAAACTGCAATACTCCCCAGAAATACTCCAAATACTTTTGAATCGAGTTCTCCGATATTATAGG ACAGTGCACAAGTCGGTCAGGAAGAAACATTCCAATGAGCGGAAATGCTCCACAGACGATGCGCTCCATGCCGTTTCTAAGGAGGCCACCTTACTCGAATTCAGCATGGAAATGGTGCGAGAGGAAGACCTGCTACAGAGTAAAATCATTTCAGGTGGTGATGAAGAAGAGAACGGCAGCGCCAAGGAAGAAGATGCAGAGAGCAACGACCTTCTGGTCGTCACCATGACTGAAACAAACTTCATCATGTTAAGGGGAAGGGGCTGTGATGCTGGCGGCAGCTGTCGTGGATGCCAAGGGACAGGATGCACCCTTAATGACATTGTTATGACCTCCAAGTCCAGCACTGTGACCCTTG TTTCAAGAGGAGGGGGCACTTTGAAACAAATGACGAAATTGAACACCCCAATCGAACACATTGCCTCGCACAAATATCTGAAAGCCCTGTGTCAACAGAAGACTCTCTATGCTTCGTCTCATCCAG AGAACTTGACCATTTATTACTACAAGTCAACTTGTTTGGACAAGCATAATCCAGTGACGTTGAACTTCACAGACTCCGACTGCTttctgaagtgctccaaaaaagAGGAGCAGGTGCTCCTGCAAGTGGAG GCAGTGGATAAGGCAAAGCTGAAAACTATTTCCATGAATGACGAGGGCACGCTTTCCTACGTCTTCTACTTGAAGACCGACAGCTCAAAGCAGCGAAAGTTCGAATCTGCACTCTACCAGGGCTGGTACATCCAAATCACTGGTTCTGCTTCTGCAGAGTCTGTTAAAATGGCCAAGTTTGATCGACAGCAAGGAACTCAATCTTTTCTCTTTATCATTACTACATAA
- the LOC130919006 gene encoding uncharacterized protein LOC130919006 isoform X4, with protein MLMPTEMHHESNLNSLFFFFSFDRNSVITGICLKTVHKSVRKKHSNERKCSTDDALHAVSKEATLLEFSMEMVREEDLLQSKIISGGDEEENGSAKEEDAESNDLLVVTMTETNFIMLRGRGCDAGGSCRGCQGTGCTLNDIVMTSKSSTVTLVSRGGGTLKQMTKLNTPIEHIASHKYLKALCQQKTLYASSHPENLTIYYYKSTCLDKHNPVTLNFTDSDCFLKCSKKEEQVLLQVEAVDKAKLKTISMNDEGTLSYVFYLKTDSSKQRKFESALYQGWYIQITGSASAESVKMAKFDRQQGTQSFLFIITT; from the exons ATGCTAATGCCTACTGAAATGCATCATGAAAGCAACCTAAATtctctcttcttcttcttttcttttgaCAGAAATTCAGTTATCACAGGTATATGTctgaag ACAGTGCACAAGTCGGTCAGGAAGAAACATTCCAATGAGCGGAAATGCTCCACAGACGATGCGCTCCATGCCGTTTCTAAGGAGGCCACCTTACTCGAATTCAGCATGGAAATGGTGCGAGAGGAAGACCTGCTACAGAGTAAAATCATTTCAGGTGGTGATGAAGAAGAGAACGGCAGCGCCAAGGAAGAAGATGCAGAGAGCAACGACCTTCTGGTCGTCACCATGACTGAAACAAACTTCATCATGTTAAGGGGAAGGGGCTGTGATGCTGGCGGCAGCTGTCGTGGATGCCAAGGGACAGGATGCACCCTTAATGACATTGTTATGACCTCCAAGTCCAGCACTGTGACCCTTG TTTCAAGAGGAGGGGGCACTTTGAAACAAATGACGAAATTGAACACCCCAATCGAACACATTGCCTCGCACAAATATCTGAAAGCCCTGTGTCAACAGAAGACTCTCTATGCTTCGTCTCATCCAG AGAACTTGACCATTTATTACTACAAGTCAACTTGTTTGGACAAGCATAATCCAGTGACGTTGAACTTCACAGACTCCGACTGCTttctgaagtgctccaaaaaagAGGAGCAGGTGCTCCTGCAAGTGGAG GCAGTGGATAAGGCAAAGCTGAAAACTATTTCCATGAATGACGAGGGCACGCTTTCCTACGTCTTCTACTTGAAGACCGACAGCTCAAAGCAGCGAAAGTTCGAATCTGCACTCTACCAGGGCTGGTACATCCAAATCACTGGTTCTGCTTCTGCAGAGTCTGTTAAAATGGCCAAGTTTGATCGACAGCAAGGAACTCAATCTTTTCTCTTTATCATTACTACATAA